The following are from one region of the Streptococcus sp. 1643 genome:
- the aroA gene encoding 3-phosphoshikimate 1-carboxyvinyltransferase encodes MKLKTNIRHLHGSIRVPGDKSISHRSIIFGSLAEGETKVYDILRGEDVLSTMQVFRDLGVEIEDKDGVVTIQGVGMDGLKAPQNALDMGNSGTSIRLISGVLAGADFEVEMFGDDSLSKRPMDRVTIPLKKMGVSISGQTERDLPPLRLKGTKNLKPIHYELPIASAQVKSALIFAALQAQGESVIIEKECTRNHTEDMLQQFGGHLSVDGKKITVQGPQKLIGQKVVVPGDISSAAFWLVAGLIVPNSRVVLQNVGINETRTGIIDVIRAMGGKLEITEIDPVAKSATLTVESSDLKGTEIGGALIPRLIDELPIIALLATQAQGVTVIKDAEELKVKETDRIQVVADALNSMGANITPTEDGMIIKGKSSLHGARVNTFGDHRIGMMTAIAALLVADGEVELDRAEAINTSYPSFFDDLESLIHG; translated from the coding sequence TTCGCCACTTACATGGCAGTATCCGGGTTCCAGGTGACAAGTCTATTAGCCATCGTTCGATTATTTTTGGAAGTTTGGCTGAGGGCGAGACTAAGGTTTATGATATTTTGCGTGGAGAGGATGTACTTTCAACCATGCAGGTTTTTCGTGACCTTGGTGTTGAAATTGAGGACAAAGATGGGGTTGTTACCATTCAAGGTGTTGGAATGGATGGCTTAAAAGCTCCGCAAAACGCCTTGGATATGGGGAATTCTGGAACCTCGATTCGCCTGATCTCAGGTGTCCTTGCTGGTGCAGACTTCGAAGTAGAGATGTTTGGAGATGATAGTCTTTCCAAACGTCCTATGGATCGCGTGACGATTCCACTGAAAAAAATGGGCGTTAGCATCTCAGGGCAAACTGAGCGAGACCTGCCCCCTCTTCGCCTAAAAGGGACGAAAAATTTAAAACCGATTCACTATGAGTTGCCAATCGCCTCTGCGCAAGTCAAGTCTGCCTTGATATTTGCAGCCTTGCAGGCTCAGGGGGAGTCCGTTATTATCGAGAAAGAATGTACTCGTAACCACACCGAAGATATGTTGCAGCAATTTGGTGGCCATTTAAGTGTGGATGGCAAGAAAATCACAGTTCAAGGGCCGCAAAAACTGATCGGACAAAAGGTAGTTGTTCCAGGAGATATTTCCAGTGCAGCCTTTTGGTTGGTCGCTGGTTTGATTGTTCCAAACTCTCGTGTGGTGCTGCAGAATGTGGGCATCAATGAAACGCGTACTGGTATTATTGATGTCATTCGTGCTATGGGTGGGAAATTGGAAATAACTGAAATCGATCCAGTCGCTAAATCAGCAACCCTGACTGTCGAGTCTTCAGACTTAAAAGGAACAGAGATTGGTGGAGCCTTGATTCCCCGTTTGATTGATGAATTACCCATTATTGCCCTTCTAGCGACACAAGCGCAAGGTGTAACAGTCATTAAGGATGCTGAAGAACTTAAGGTCAAGGAAACCGACCGCATTCAGGTGGTGGCTGACGCCTTAAATAGCATGGGGGCGAATATCACTCCTACAGAAGACGGGATGATTATCAAAGGGAAATCCTCCCTTCATGGCGCTAGAGTCAATACGTTTGGTGACCACCGAATTGGAATGATGACAGCCATCGCAGCCCTCTTGGTTGCGGATGGAGAAGTGGAACTTGATCGTGCTGAAGCCATCAATACCAGCTATCCTAGCTTCTTCGATGATTTGGAGAGCTTGATTCATGGCTAA